The proteins below come from a single Falco rusticolus isolate bFalRus1 chromosome 8, bFalRus1.pri, whole genome shotgun sequence genomic window:
- the ITGB2 gene encoding integrin beta-2: MLRDCCLRLPVVTCVLLLVVTAFAMECPKIKVGTCKDCIQSGPGCAWCKEPSFTKAGEPDSIRCDTVEQLQQKGCPPNKIEFPANVITRTQDSPLSNDIQLTPQEVHLKLRIDQPAIFEVKFRRATGYPIDLYYLMDLSYSMLDDLEKVKKLGGELLRALESTTPSRRIGFGSFVDKTVLPFVNTHPEKLQNPCPNKDEKCQPPFAFKHILSLTDNAKQFESEVGKQFISGNLDAPEGGLDAMMQAAVCGDLIGWRNVTRLLVYATDDGFHFAGDGKLGAILTPNDGQCHLEDNMYKKSNEFDYPSVGQLVQKLAENNIQPIFAVTSKVLDVYKKLSEMIPKSAVGELNEDSSNIIELIQVAYNNLSSRIILDHSTLPDVLEVKYDSLCSKDKVTLDEERGQCDNVKINDEIVFKVKVTAKECIKRQSFTIRPLGFTDTLTVHLDSNCDCNCNEQPDPTACSGKGSVVCGICSCNSGYTGKNCECDTKGKSSKELESSCRKDNSSVICSGLGDCVCGQCICHTSDTPNKHIYGTFCECNNVNCEFYNGAPCGGRERGLCDCGVCKCMAEYQGSACQCKKSTEGCLNIRRNECSHRGTCHCNRCQCQEGYQPPFCQECPVCPSPCGRYVSCVECKAFQSGPFEKNCSQACPNIHVTEELTEVSRQCREKDSQNCWISFHMFQEDGDEIYTVTVNPEKECPEPPNIALIVGGTVAGVALIGLLLLLIWKLLTELFDRREYRRFEKEKSKAKWNDADNPLFKSATTTVMNPRFNGQ, translated from the exons CCTTTGCCATGGAGTGCCCCAAGATCAAGGTGGGGACGTGCAAGGACTGCATCCAGTCTGGTCCCGGCTGTGCCTGGTGCAAGGAGCCG AGTTTCACCAAAGCCGGTGAGCCAGACTCCATCCGCTGTGACACCGTcgagcagctgcagcagaagggatGCCCACCCAACAAGATAGAGTTTCCAGCCAACGTTATTACAAGAACACAGGACAGTCCCTTGAGCAACGACATACAGCTGACTCCCCAGGAGGTGCACCTGAAACTGAGGATAG ACCAGCCTGCTATATTTGAGGTGAAGTTTCGCCGCGCCACGGGGTACCCCATTGATCTCTACTACCTCATGGACCTCTCCTACTCCATGTTGGATGACCTGGAGAAGGtgaagaagctgggaggggagctgcTCAGGGCATTGGAGAGCACCACCCCTTCTCGCCGCATAG GGTTTGGCTCCTTTGTGGACAAGACAGTGCTGCCCTTCGTGAACACGCACCCCGAGAAGCTGCAGAACCCCTGCCCCAACAAGGACGAGAAATGCCAGCCTCCCTTCGCCTTCAAACACATCCTCTCGCTGACCGACAATGCCAAGCAGTTTGAGAGCGAAGTGGGGAAGCAGTTCATCTCGGGGAACCTGGATGCCCCGGAGGGGGGGCTGGACGCCATGATGCAGGCAGCAGTGTGCGGG GACTTGATCGGCTGGCGCAACGTGACCCGCTTGCTGGTGTATGCTACTGATGATGGCTTCCACTTCGCTGGTGATGGCAAACTTGGGGCCATCCTGACCCCCAATGATGGCCAGTGCCACTTGGAGGACAACATGTACAAGAAGAGCAATGAGTTT GACTACCCGTCTGTTGGCCAGCTGGTCCAGAAACTTGCCGAAAACAACATTCAGCCCATTTTTGCTGTCACCAGTAAGGTGCTGGATGTTTACAAG AAACTCAGCGAGATGATCCCAAAGTCGGCGGTGGGAGAGCTGAATGAGGACTCCAGCAACATCATTGAACTCATCCAGGTGGCCTACAAT AACCTCTCCTCGCGGATCATCCTGGACCACTCCACCCTGCCAGATGTCCTGGAGGTCAAATATGACTCCTTATGTAGTAAGGACAAGGTCACTTTGGATGAAGAAAGAGGGCAGTGCGACAATGTCAAGATCAATGATGAG ATTGTCTTCAAAGTGAAGGTCACAGCCAAGGAATGCATCAAAAGACAGTCCTTCACCATCCGGCCTCTGGGCTTCACAGACACCCTCACCGTCCACCTGGACAGCAACTGCGACTGCAACTGCAACGAACAGCCTGACCCGACCGCCTGCAGTGGGAAAGGCAGCGTCGTCTGTGGGATCTGCAG CTGCAATTCGGGATACACGGGGAAGAACTGCGAGTGTGACACCAAAGGCAAGAGCAGCaaggagctggagagcagctgtcGGAAGGACAACAGCTCAGTCATCTGCTCGGGGCTGGGGGACTGCGTGTGTGGGCAGTGCATCTGCCACACCAGCGACACGCCCAACAAGCATATCTATGGCACCTTCTGCGAGTGCAACAACGTGAACTGCGAGTTCTACAATGGTGCCCCTTGCGGCGGCAGAG AACGCGGGTTATGCGACTGTGGGGTGTGCAAGTGCATGGCCGAGTACCAGGGCAGCGCCTGCCAGTGCAAGAAATCAACAGAGGGATGCCTGAACATCCGCCGCAACGAGTGCAGCCACCGCGGGACCTGCCACTGCAACCGCTGCCAGTGCCAGGAGGGATACCAGCCCCCCTTCTGCCAGGAATGCCCCGTCTGCCCCTCGCCCTGCGGCAGATACGT CTCCTGCGTGGAGTGCAAGGCCTTCCAGAGTGGCCCCTTCGAGAAGAACTGCTCCCAGGCCTGCCCCAACATCCATGTCACCGAGGAGTTGACGGAGGTGagcaggcagtgcagggagAAGGACTCTCAGAACTGCTGGATCTCCTTCCACATGTTCCAGGAGGATGGTGACGAGATATACACTGTCACTGTCAATCCTGAAAAAG aGTGCCCAGAGCCTCCCAACATTGCGCTGATCGTGGGCGGCACCGTCGCCGGCGTGGCCCTCATCggcctgctgctcctgctgatCTGGAAGCTCCTGACAGAGCTGTTTGACCGCCGGGAATACCGCCGGTTTGAGAAGGAGAAGTCCAAGGCCAAGTGGAACGAT GCTGATAACCCCCTCTTCAAGAGTGCCACCACCACGGTCATGAACCCCAGGTTTAATGGGCAATGA
- the KMO gene encoding kynurenine 3-monooxygenase, which translates to MEPSDPRGKRVAIVGGGLVGALNACFFAKRGFQVDVYEARQDIRVASFTRGRSINLALSHRGCQALRAVGMEEQIVTKGIPMWARRIHTPSGKKYSIPYGKKNQYILSVDRANLNRELLTAAEKYSNTKVYFGHKLLGCNAELGTLTIKRADQQPLEVTYDLIVGCDGAFSTVRKQFMRQARFNYSHEYIPHGYMELTIPPKDGDFAMEPNYLHIWPRNTFMMIALPNMDKSFTCTLFMPFEEFEKLTTGEQVLDFFQTYFPDAIPLIGERELKHDYFLLPAQAMISVKCSSYHLASRCVLMGDAAHAVVPFYGQGMNAGFEDCLVFDELMDQFHNDLGACLPEFSRLRVPDDHAISDLAMYNYIEMREHVNSTWFIFRKHVDNFLHTLMPSTIVPLYTMVTFTRIRYHEALQRWKWQKKIINRGLFVMAVAGLGGTYLLIKRLARDLDFCVENLWGWSHYLQNIGRFPFGMQEA; encoded by the exons ATGGAGCCCAGTGACCCACGGGGGAAAAGAGTCGCCATTGTCGGTGGTGGTCTG GTGGGTGCATTAAATGCCTGTTTCTTCGCTAAACGAGGTTTCCAAGTTGATGTTTATGAAGCCAGACAAG ATATCCGTGTGGCCAGCTTTACCCGTGGCAGAAGCATTAACTTAGCCCTGTCCCACAGAGGATGCCAAGCCCTCCGAGCTGTGGGGATGGAAGAGCAG ATTGTGACCAAAGGCATTCCCATGTGGGCAAGGAGGATACACACACCCTCAGGGAAGAAGTACTCCATCCCATATGGGAAGAAGAACCAG TACATCCTCTCTGTGGACAGAGCAAACTTAAACAGAGAGCTGCTAACAG ctgctgAGAAGTACTCCAACACTAAAGTGTACTTTGGACACAAGCTCCTGGGGTGCAATGCAGAGTTGGGGACATTAACCATAAAAAG AGCCGACCAGCAGCCCTTGGAAGTCACCTACGATCTCATTGTGGGATGTGATGGAGCCTTCTCAACAGTCAGAAAGCAGTTCATGAGGCAAGCACGCTTTAACTACAGTCATGAATACATTCCTCACGGCTATATGGAGCTGACCATCCCTCCCAAGGATGGAGAT tttGCCATGGAACCAAACTACCTCCATATCTGGCCAAGAAACACCTTCATGATGATTGCGCTGCCCAACATG GACAAGTCTTTCACCTGCACGCTCTTCATGCCCTTTGAGGAATTTGAGAAGCTCACAACGGGCGAGCAAGTGCTGGATTTTTTCCAGACCTACTTCCCAGATGCCATCCCCCTCATTGGAGA GCGAGAGCTGAAGCACGATTACTTtttgctgccagcccaggccATGATATCTGTGAAGTGCTCATCCTACCACCTCGCTTCCCGCTGCGTGCTGATGGGAGACGCCGCGCATGCCGTCGTGCCTTTCTATGGGCAGGGCATGAATGCA GGCTTTGAGGATTGTCTGGTCTTTGATGAATTAATGGACCAATTCCACAATGACCTTG GTGCCTGCCTCCCCGAATTCTCCAGGCTGAGGGTGCCAGATGACCACGCGATCTCAGATTTAGCCATGTACAACTACATAGAG ATGCGTGAGCATGTAAATTCAACATGGTTCATTTTTCGGAAGCATGTAGACAATTTCCTCCACACCCTTATGCCTTCCACCATCGTCCCGCTGTACACCATG GTGACCTTCACCAGAATTCGCTACCATGAGGCACTTCAGCGCTGGAAATGGCAGAAAAAG ATAATTAATCGAGGGCTCTTTGTCATGGCCGTGGCAGGACTGGGTGGCACCTACCTGCTCATAAAGCGGCTGGCACGGGACTTGGACTTCTGTGTGGAAAACTTGTGGGGCTGGTCCCATTATCTGCAGAATATTGGACGTTTTCCCTTTGGCATGCAAGAGGCTTAA